The proteins below come from a single Stomoxys calcitrans chromosome 1, idStoCalc2.1, whole genome shotgun sequence genomic window:
- the LOC131996832 gene encoding uncharacterized protein LOC131996832 encodes MDSRPTRERILSALKASNVEFPETASIAQLRTLYDSLQVNGGPSKQTELPSGNVVSSDSAGNSSVTVTTMSSNTLNETPVINSATADPENLLQSFQCNGESTNQTELVLGTAACFSAARTSTDLISRNILSVAFNNSEIGVSCANLRQTQTSVPPSVISSVPSVYNSSASVPVNTVQRQFPGTSGTAASVSAARTSSVISDLMNTNTLGVAFNNRAIGVSCDVLPQTQTSVPPSVSSCVVSSVPSVNYSSVSVPANLLRGQFSRPSVPSQVTDPFIRSSVLSREADELESEIRVLRLKQEMLALRNQIESLENGGKKVSTNINYDELSMMVPKFSGNDGRNIEKWINSFESYTINMTDQEKYMCLRYLLVGTAREFMENSNYKEYKELKKSLIDIFKRTVTQEEVYQKLRLRKLKPTEPCIAYIVAMQTIAAEGEINEQELVDIIIDGMEDKTNNISILYGSNSLQELMHGIDRYEKRRSKTVSTHKEGRDNTKGIRCFNCSQFGHMKNTCNKPRRPPGSCFHCFQMGHFYKDCPKRMNVTAPIFCSNGIVDTTQMLN; translated from the exons atggattCACGTCCTACTCGAGAAAGAATTCTTTCAGCTTTGAAAGCTTCAAATGTGGAATTTCCAGAAACAGCGTCAATTGCACAATTGAGAACATTATATGATTCTTTGCAAGTTAACGGTGGTCCATCAAAGCAGACTGAATTGCCTTCTGGAAATGTGGTTTCTTCTGATTCTGCTGGGAATTCATCTGTAACTGTCACTACAATGTCATCCAATACTTTGAATGAAACTCCCGTTATTAATTCCGCAACTGCCGATCCTGAAAATTTGCTTCAGTCATTTCAATGTAATGGTGAGTCCACAAATCAAACTGAATTGGTTCTTGGAACTGCCGCTTGTTTTTCTGCCGCACGGACTTCAACCGATTTAATATCTAGAAATATATTGAGTGTCGCTTTTAATAACAGCGAAATTGGCGTATCCTGTGCAAATCTTCGGCAAACACAGACTTCAGTGCCTCCTTCCGTAATTTCTTCCGTACCTTCCGTCTATAATTCTTCTGCTTCCGTTCCTGTAAATACAGTTCAAAGACAATTTCCTGGTACTTCAGGGACTGCTGCTTCTGTTTCTGCCGCCCGGACTTCATCAGTTATTTCCGATTTAATGAATACAAATACATTGGGTGTCGCTTTTAACAATAGAGCAATTGGCGTGTCCTGTGATGTTCTTCCGCAAACACAAACTTCCGTACCTCCTTCCGTATCTTCTTGTGTTGTTTCTTCCGTACCCTCCGTCAATTATTCCTCAGTTTCCGTTCCTGCAAACTTACTTCGAGGACAATTTTCTAGACCTTCTGTTCCATCACAGGTAACAGACCCTTTCATTCGTTCAAGCGTTTTATCCCGTGAAGCTGATGAACTAGAGagtgaaattagagttttgagatTGAAGCAAGAAATGTTGGCTCTTCGAAACCAAATTGAATCTTTAGAAAACGGTGGAAAAAAGGTTTCTACAAATATCAATTATGACGAGCTCTCTATGATGGTTCCGAAATTTTCTGGGAATGATGgacgaaatattgaaaaatggatAAACTCTTTTGAAAGCTACACTATAAATATGACTGAccaagaaaaatatatgtgcTTAAGATATTTGCTGGTTGGAACTGCGCGAGagttcatggaaaattcaaaTTACAAAGAATATAAGGAGTTGAAGAAATCGCTCATAGACATTTTCAAGAGAACGGTAACGCAAGAAGAAGTTTATCAAAAATTGCGTTTGCGCAAGTTGAAGCCAACAGAGCCGTGTATTGCCTATATAGTAGCAATGCAAACTATTGCAGCAGAAGGCGAAATCAACGAGCAAGAACTGGTTGACATTATAATAGACGGAATGGAAGATAAAACCAACAACATATCCATTCTATACGGATCAAACTCATTACAAGAATTGATGCATGGAATAGATAGATACGAGAAACGCAGGTCAAAAACAGTCAGTACTCATAAAGAAGGCCGTGACAATACTAAAGGCATACGATGTTTCAATTGCTCTCAATTTGGACATATGAAGAACACCTGCAATAAGCCTCGACGTCCACCGGGATCTTGTTTCCATTGTTTCCAAATGGGACATTTTTACAAGGATTGTCCTAAAAGGATGAATGTtactgctcccatattttgTAGTAATGGTATTGTAGACACAACACAAATG CTCAATTAG